Proteins encoded by one window of Scatophagus argus isolate fScaArg1 chromosome 8, fScaArg1.pri, whole genome shotgun sequence:
- the ccnq gene encoding cyclin-Q has protein sequence MEGPSSCLPATKDGPLWLAGKRDSGGDGESDPTRDIKTHFRVCRFIMETGVKLGMRSVPVATACVLYHRFFERVSVHAYEPYLVAMSCVYLAGKVEEQHIRTRDIINVSHRYFNSGSPPLECDKEFWDLRDSVVQCELLILRQLNFHVSFEHPHKYLLHYLLSVKSLVNRHAWSRTPVAETSWALLRDCYHGAMCINHIPQHIAIATLYLALNSYGVELPVGEKEWWQVLCEDVTKADIDAVISDLLHLYDMEAKCI, from the exons ATGGAGGGCCCGTCCTCTTGTTTACCGGCCACTAAAGACGGACCACTGTGGCTGGCTGGCAAGAGAGACTCCGGCGGGGATGGAGAATCTGACCCGACCCGGgacatcaaaacacattttcgCGTCTGTCGCTTCATCATGGAAACAG GAGTGAAGCTTGGTATGCGGTCAGTGCCCGTGGCCACAGCGTGTGTGTTGTACCACCGTTTCTTTGAACGTGTCAGTGTGCATGCATACGAACCCTACTTGGTGGCCATGAGCTGTGTGTACCTGGCAGGAAAAGTGGAGGAGCAACACATCAGAACCCGTGACATCATCAATGTAAGCCACAG GTATTTTAACAGTGGCAGCCCTCCTCTAGAATGTGACAAGGAGTTCTGGGACCTGAGGGACAGCGTGGTGCAGTGTGAGCTCCTCATTCTCAGACAGCTCAACTTCCACGTTTCCTTTGAACACCCTCACaag taTTTACTCCACTACCTGCTGTCTGTGAAGTCACTCGTCAACCGCCATGCTTGGTCTCGAACCCCCGTCGCTGAGACTTCCTGGGCATTGCTTAGAGACTGTTACCATGGAGCTATGTGCATAAACCACATACCCCAGCACATTGCCATAGCAACACTGTACCTGGCTTTAAACAGCTATGGAGTGGAGCTCCCTGTTGGGGAGAAAGAGTGGTGGCAG gtgcTGTGTGAGGACGTAACCAAAGCAGACATTGACGCTGTGATCTCAGACCTTCTTCATCTCTACGACATGGAGGCCAAGTGTATCTGA
- the cfap126 gene encoding protein Flattop, translating into MSSNYSANQYDSAFRSQRLQNWCETKHFKERPTAQRGHTTFIANDRGHLLPGVVKKGSAWPDFKGTWDLPTRIPAHCINPTSRSVEGLNRLRSWGIDPRGMMMQDDAKQTNGDVQQDSAALSAAVEGQPACQNFPGTASQNQDLQAAVVGSTDLPAEEKQAIQATGTDRPLSQCSAAEEKPASRPAAGEGTNSRPSTGKGTPASTVRKKPAKERDHVPSKAQQDC; encoded by the exons ATGTCGTCCAATTACTCAGCGAACCAA TATGACAGCGCTTTCAGGTCGCAGAGGCTGCAGAACTGGTGTGAGACTAAGCACTTCAAAGAG agaCCCACTGCACAGAGGGGTCACACCACCTTCATTGCCAACGATAGAGGACATTTGCTCCCAGGAGTGGTGAAG AAGGGCAGTGCATGGCCAGACTTTAAAGGAACTTGGGATCTACCTACTCGTATCCCAGCCCACTGCATCAACCCCACAAGCCGCTCTGTGGAGGGCCTCAACAGGCTGAGGTCCTGGGGCATTGACCCACGGGGGATGATGATGCAGGATGATGCTAAGCAG ACCAATGGGGATGTACAGCAGGACAGTGCTGCCCTGTCCGCTGCAGTTGAAGGCCAACCAGCTTGTCAGAACTTCCCTGGCACTGCCAGCCAAAACCAGGACTTACAGGCAGCTGTGGTCGGATCCACTGATCTGcctgctgaagaaaaacaagctaTTCAGGCTACTGGGACAGACAGGCCCCTGAGCCAGTGTTCTGCAGCTGAAGAGAAGCCAGCTTCAAGGCCTGCTGCTGGAGAGGGAACCAACAGCAGGCCCAGTACTGGCAAGGGGACACCAGCAAGTACTGTGAGAAAGAAGCCAGCCAAGGAGCGTGATCATGTTCCAAGCAAAGCACAGCAAGATTGCTGA